A stretch of the Aegilops tauschii subsp. strangulata cultivar AL8/78 chromosome 4, Aet v6.0, whole genome shotgun sequence genome encodes the following:
- the LOC109772187 gene encoding putative cyclin-A3-1: MEVSDEESVTGPARTPDPDSEPEQPDPAAAAAAVAPYPGDIDDETAADLARLLDSDSEQPDPAGLRSGMAPYLGDIDRYMRSLEASRRPRDDYMRTTQEDINPKMRAFLVDWLVYVALTFRLPADTLHLAVSYVDRFLTANVISQDKLQLLGVTALIVAAKYEDGIFVHEVRRYRNVAANTYTRQQVVKMESDILKSLNFEMGSPTARTFLRRYITVCRGRDRAKAKRLEFLCSYLAELSLLDYDCIKFNPSVVAAACLFLARFTISPTARPWNLTLQRNTKYKVSDLKSCILMIRKLQLNGTYPGLKGEAIKVKYNDREVRCAFPSFLAFACVLFF, translated from the exons ATGGAGGTCAGCGACGAGGAGAGCGTCACCGGCCCCGCCCGCACGCCGGACCCGGACTCGGAGCCGGAGCAGCCGGACCCCGCCGCGGCCGCAGCGGCTGTCGCGCCGTACCCCGGGGACATCGACGACGAGACCGCGGCCGACCTCGCCCGCCTGCTGGACTCGGACTCGGAGCAGCCGGACCCCGCGGGGCTCCGGTCGGGTATGGCGCCGTACCTCGGGGACATCGACCGGTACATGCGGTCCCTGGAG GCATCGAGGAGGCCGAGGGATGACTACATGCGGACAACACAGGAAGATATCAATCCCAAAATGAGGGCGTTCCTAGTGGACTGGCTGGTGTACGTGGCTTTGACATTCAGGCTTCCTGCTGACACACTTCACCTTGCAGTTTCATATGTCGATCGCTTCCTCACAGCAAATGTCATTAGCCAGGACAAGCTGCAATTACTTGGTGTGACCGCATTGATTGTTGCTGC GAAATATGAAGATGGCATATTTGTGCATGAGGTTCGAAGATACAGGAACGTTGCTGCCAACACGTACACCAGGCAGCAG GTGGTGAAGATGGAGTCTGACATACTGAAATCTCTTAACTTTGAGATGGGGAGTCCCACTGCAAGAACTTTTCTACG GAGATACATAACTGTTTGCCGCGGACGTGAT CGTGCAAAAGCGAAGAGGCTGGAGTTTCTGTGCAGCTACCTTGCAGAATTGAGCTTGCTGGACTATGACTGCATAAAGTTCAATCCATCAGTTGTTGCTGCTGCCTGCCTTTTTTTGGCCAGGTTCACAATCAGCCCAACTGCCCGTCCTTGG AACCTGACGCTGCAAAGGAACACGAAATACAAGGTCTCTGATCTCAAGTCTTGCATCTTGATGATACGCAAATTGCAGTTGAATGGAACGTATCCGGGCCTGAAAGGAGAGGCCATCAAAGTCAAGTATAATGATCGCGAGGTAAGATGCGCTTTCCCCAGTTTTTTGGCTTTTGCATGCGtactttttttttga